Part of the Thermodesulfobacteriota bacterium genome is shown below.
CGATGGCGTCGGCCGATCTCCGGTAGAGGAGCGAGCCCCGCACCCGCTCCCGCCATTCCTGCGCGCTCATTCCCACCTGGACCAGCGCCTTTTCCAGCCCCCCCTCGGGGAAGTCGGCCCGGTACCGCGTCACCTCTTCCTCGAGGGCGGCGAAGGGGACCGTGATCCCGCGGCGGGCGCCCTCCCGCAGGACGACGTTCCGCTCGACCAGCGCCCGGATCGCCTCGGACACCTCGGCCCGGTCGGCCCCCCGCTCCTCCAGGGCCGGCGAATAGCCGCGCGCCGACAGGATCTCGGCCTTCACGTCCCGAAGGGAGACGGAGACGTTGTCCACCTCGGCGACCACGATCTCCGCGTCGGACCGCCCGGGAGCCTCCCGCGCGCAGGATCCGGCCACCGCGGCGAGAACGGCGAGCGCCGCGGCCCACGCCGCGGGAAGCCGGAAGGTCATTTCCCGGGCGCCTGCGGCGCCGGCGCTCCCTTCCCCCCTTGCCCCGCATCGGACAGGATGCGGATGCTCGACGACTTCCTGAGGCCGGCGACGAGCGATTCGAAAGCCTCGCGCTGCGCCATCTCCCGCTGCTCCGCGAGAAGCTGCGGCTTCACCTCCTCGAAGCTGCGGACGCCCGCGGGCTTTTTCGAGTACACCTTGATCAGGTGGTGGCCGTAGGTCGTCTTCACGGGCCCCACGACCCCGCCGGCGGGGGCCCCGAAGGCGGCATCCTCGAACTCCTTGACGAAGTTTCCGCGCTCGATGTCCCCCAGGTCCGCGGCGACCTCCCCCTCCATGGCGCCGATCTCCTTCATCAGCGCCTCGAACGGCTCGCCTTCCTTCACCCGACGGAGCATCTCCTCCGCCCGCCTCCGGTCCCGGAAGAGCATGTGGCTCACCTTCACCGTCGGGCCGACGCGGAACTGCTCCCGGGAGGAATCGTAGAGCTTCCGCAGCGCCTCGTCGGACAGGCCGGGCGCCGTCGCGGCCACGTCCCTCAGAAGCGCCTCGAGGAGGATCGACTTGCGCTTCATCGAGATCTGGCTGGCCACGTCGGGGCGGCGGTCGAGGCCGCGCCGCAGCGCCTCCCGCATCAGCAGGTCCCGGGTGATGACGCTGTCCAGGAACCGCGCCCGTCCCGCGGGCGTGTCGAGGATCGGACGCACGTAGGGAGGAAGCCCCTCGACCTCCTTGAGGAGCATCTCCTCGGTGATCGCGTCCCCGTCGACCAGCGCGAGGACCTTCCCCTGCTTCCCCCGCCCGGGGACATCGCCGCACGCCGACAGCACGACCGCGCAAACCATGCCGAGAATCAGCACTTTACGCATTGGCAGCCTCCCCCGGTGAATTTCATATGTTAGTTCCCGCACCGAAGCGGTTCAACAGGATTTTCGCCGCGGAAAGCACCTCCGCGGGCGCTTCCCCCGGAAGGCGCATCGACAGGACCTCCCCCTTCAGGAAGGAGAAGGTCCTCCGTTCCTTCGTAATCCATTCGACCAGTTTACTCCGGTCGAAGGCCGAATGGGGGGACAGCGACAGGAACAGCGCGCCGTCGCCCCGCTTCAGCTCCGCCACCCCCGCCTCGCGCATCGCGGCGCGCAGCCGCGCCAGGTCGCACAGCGCGCGGGCCGGCTGGGGGAGCCGCCCGAAGCGGTCCAGCAGCTCCATCTCGATCTCGTCGGCCGCGTCCACGGTCCGCGACAGGGAAAGCTTCCGGTAGAACTCCAGCCGCACGCCGGCCTCCGGGATGTAGTCGTCGGGGAGGAACGCCGGAATCCGCAGCTCCAGCTCGGGCTCCTCCTCCCCGGCAGCCGCCTTCCCCGAGATCTCCGCGACCGCCTCGGCGAGGAGCTGCGTGTACAGCTCGTACCCCACCTGGTGGATCTGGCCGGACTGGTCCTTCCCCAGCAGGTTCCCCGCCCCCCGGATCTCGAGGTCGTGGGAGGCGATCCGGAAACCCGAGCCCAGCTCGGTGAGCTCCTCCAGCACCGCCAGCCGCTTCATGGCGTCCTTCGTGAGAGAGACGTCCTTCGGAACGAGGAAATAGGCATACGCCCGGTGACGGTCCCTCCCGACGCGCCCCCGGAGCTGGTAGAGCTGCGACAGCCCGAACCGGTGCGCGTGGTTGACCAGGATGGTGTTCGCGTTGGGCAGGTCCAGCCCCGCCTCGATGATGGCGGTGCACAGGAGGATGTCCGCGCGCCGGGCCGAGAAATCGTCCATCGCGCGGGAGAGCTTCTCCTCCTCCATCTGCCCGTGCCCCACGGCGATCCTTGCCGATGGGAGGATCCCGCGCAGGAACCGCTCCATCGACGGGAGCGTCTGCACCCGGTTGTGGACGAAGAAGACCTGCCCGCCGCGGCGGATCTCCCGCTCCACCGCCTCCCGGATCGTCTCCTCCGAGAAGGGGACGACGAACGTCCGGATGGAGAGCCGGTCCTCGGGCGGCGTGGCGATGAGGCTGACATCCCTCAAGCCCGAGAACGCCATGTGGAGCGTGCGCGGGATCGGCGTGGCGGAAAGGGTCAGCACGTCCACCGTCGCGCGCAGTTTTTTAAGCTTCTCCTTGTGGGCGACGCCGAACCGCTGCTCCTCGTCGATCACGACCAGCCCGAGGTCCTTGAACCGGATGTCCTTCTGCAGCAGCCGGTGCGTCCCGATGACGATGTCCACCGTGCCCGCGGCCAGCCCCTTCGCCACCTCCGCCTGCTCCTTCCGGTTCCGGAAGCGGGAGAGATTCTCCACCCGCACGGGATATCCCGCCAGCCGGCGGCAGAAGGTCTGCTGATGCTGCTCCGCGAGCACCGTGGTGGGGACGAGGATCGCCGCCTGCCGCCCGTCCATGACCGTCTTGAACGCGGCGCGGATCGCCACTTCCGTCTTGCCGTACCCCACGTCGCCGCACACCAGCCGGTCCATCGGCGTCCCGGAGGAGAGGTCCGCGAGCACCGCGCGGATCGCCTCCTCCTGGTCCGGCGTCTCCTCGAACGGGAAGGCGGCCTCGAACTCCCGGAAGACGGCGTCGGGCGGGGAGGCGGGCGCCTTCTCCGCGACCTGCCGCTTCGCCTGCAGGTCGATCAGCTCCTGCGCCATGGCCAGCAGCTCGTCGCGGACCTTCCTGCGGGCGCGCTGCCACGCGGTGCCGCCCAGCTTCGAGATCCGCGCCCCGCCCTCGCCGGAGGCCACGTACCGCTGCACGCGCGACATCTTCTCCACGGGGACGAAGAGGCGGTCGCCCCCCGCGTACTCGAGGACGAGGAAATCGCCCTCCGTCCCGGCCGCCTTCCGGCGCAGCAGCCCCCGGTAGATCCCGATGCCGTGGTCCACGTGCACCGCCGGGTCGTTCACCCGCAGGTCGGCCAGGGAGAACTCCTCGGGTACGGCGAGGCCTTCCGGCCGGGAACGCCGCGCACGGGTCTTCTCCCCGAAGATCTCGGTCTCCGTGACCACGGCGACGCCGAGTTCCGGCGCGCGGAATCCCCGCGTCACCTCCGACGCGCACAGGAACACCCCCCGGTCGCGACCGGCGGCCTCCCGGAGCGAGTCGACCCGGGTGACCGGGAGGGCGTACCGCGAGAGAAGGTCCTCCATCCGGTCCACGTGGGAAGGCGAGAGGGAGCTGACGACGAACGTCTCCCCCCGCTTCCACCATTCCCTTGCCTCGGAGGCAAGAGGATAAAGCAGCCCCTCGGAAGGCGAGGAGGCGGTGATCCTGCGGATGTCCTCGTTCCCCTCCACCGCGGCGTCCCCCCGCAGCGGATCCGGCCGCCGGAAGGGAGGCGTCTCGATCCGGTCGAATGCCAGGAGCGGGACGCCGGAGAGCGATTCCAGCCATTCCGTTTCCGGAACGAACAGCTCCTCGGGGCGCGGGAAGCCGGCCTCCTCCCCGGCCAGCGTCCAGTTCTCCAGCGCTTCCGCGAAGAAGTTGCGGACGGCGGCGAGGCACGCGACGGTGTCCGCCGCGATCGCGACGGAAGCCGCGGGCAGGTAGGTGAAAACCGAAGCGGCGCGGCCGTAGAGCCGTGGAAGGAGCGCTTCCACCCCGTGGAAGCGGATCCCCTGCCGGATCGTCCCGGCCCAGGGGAGCCCTTCCCGCCCCGCGGCCGCGGAGGCGAGGAACTCGTCCCGGGTGAACACCTGGGAGCAGGGGAGGACGGTCAGCCGGTCGGGCTCCCCGTCGGCGCGCGCCCCCGCGGCGATCGTGCGCTGCGTCTGCGGGTGGAACCACCGGACCGATTCCACCCGGTCGTCGTCCAGCAGGAGCCGCGCCGGCAGCGGGTGCGCGGGGCTGTACACGTCGACGATCCCGCCGCGCACGGCGAAATCGCCGGGATCCGACACCGCGGGGAGCCGGGCGTATCCGACGGATACGAGCTTCGCGGAGAAGGACTCCACGTCGATCCGCGCCCCCGGCGCGACCGTCTCCACCGCTTCGAGGAAGATCTCCGGCGGGACGGTTTTCTCGACCGCCGCCTCCGCCGACGCCACCACCACGGCGGGGGGACCCGACAGGATCCGGTGCAGCGCCCGCATCCGGTCGTGGACCGCGGGGAGGTAAGGGGAGATCGGCTCGTACGGCTCCACCTCGACGGACGGGAAAGGGAACACGGCGCCGGGCCCCAGCCAGGCCGCAAGCTCCCTTGCCGACTCCTCCGCCTCCTTCCCGTCCGGGCACAGGAACAGGACCGTGCGGGAGAGACGGGAGAACAGGCGCGCGGCGAGGAACGCGCGGGCGCCGGGCGGCACGCGCATCCACTGGACGCAGGGCGGCGCCCCGCCCTTCGCCAGGGCGAGCGCGACGTGTTCGAGGGAAAGCGTGATCATATCAGCTGGGGGGGGACACACCTGCACACTGGCGGGGGACACTCTTCCCCTTCATCCCCAATAAGATCAAGAATGTCCCCCTCTACCGTATGTCCCCCTCTACTCCGCCGGGCTGCGGCTCACGCCGCATCCCGCGGTACGGCCAGCATCGCGTCGAGCGCCGACTTCGCCCGGAGGCGCACGTCCTCCGGTACCCGGATCTCCGGGGACATCGAAATGAGCGCCTCCCGGACGTCCTCCAGGGCGATGAGCTTCATGTTGGGGCAGATCAGACGCGGGGAGGCGATGTGGAACCGCTTCCCGGGATTCTCTTTCTGCAGTCCGTACAGGATCCCCCGCTCCGTGCCGATGATGAATTCCCGCGCAGGGGAGCGGTGGCAATACCCGTGCATCCCCGAGGTGGAAAGTACCGCGTCGGCCTTCTCCACGACCTCCGGCGGGCACTCGGGATGGACGACGAGGACCGCGTGGGGGTGCGCCTTCCGCGCCTCCTCCACCGCCTCCAAGGTCAGCCGGTCGTGGGTGGGGCAATAGCCGTCCCACCAGGAAATCTCCCGGCCCGACGCCTTGCGGACGTAGTGCGCCAGGTTCCGGTCGGGGACCATGAAGATCTCCTTCCCCGCCGGGATCGACCGGACGACGTTCACGGCGTTGCCGGACGTGCAGCAGATGTCCGAGAGCGCCTTCACCTCCGCCGACGAGTTGACATATGTAACGACGACGGCCTCGGGGCGCTCCCTCCGGTACCTCACCAGGTCGTCGCCGGTGATCATGTCCGCCATCGGGCAGCCCGCCTCTTCCCGGGGGAGCAGGACGGTCTTGTCCGGGGACAGGATCGAGGCGCTCTCCGCCATGAAGTGGACGCCGCAGAAGACGATCACGTCGGCCTGCGTGTTCGCCGCCTCCATGGAGAGCCCCAGGGAGTCGCCCGTGATGTCCGCGATCTCCTGCACCTCGTCCCGCTGGTAATTGTGCGCCAGAAGGACTGCGTTCCTTTTCTTGAGAAGCTTGCGGATCTCGTATTTCAGCGCGGTTTCGTCCATTTCGATTCCTCCGGCGCTACTCCTTCTCCCGCTTCAGCGCCCTCGCGAACAGCTCGGCCACCGCCTCGCCGGCGCCCTTTCCTTCATGTAGGATGCGGAACACCTGCTCCGAGATGGGCATGGAAACGCCCGTGCGGCGGGACAGCTCCACCGCGGACCGGGCGGTCCGGACCCCCTCGGCCACCATCGTCATCCCCCCGAGGATCTCTTCGACCGGCTCCCCGCGCCCCACCCGCGTCCCCACGGTGCGGTTGCGGGAGAGATCGCCGGTGCAGGTGAGCACCAGGTCCCCCATGCCGGACAGCCCCGAGAAGGTCTGCGGGTGCGCGCCGAGGTGCACCCCCAGCCGGGTGATCTCCGCCAGCCCCCGGGAGATGAGGAGGGCGCGGGCGTTGTGCCCGAACCCCATGCCGTCGCAGATCCCCGCCGCGATCGCCATCACGTTCTTCAGCGCCCCGCCGATCTCGATCCCGACGACGTCGTCGTCGGCGTAGATGCGGAAGCGCGGCCCGCACAGCGCCTCCTGCAGCCGCCGGGCGACGGCGAGGTCCCGCGCGGCCACCGTGGCCCCCGTCGGCTTCCCCTGCGCCACCTCGAGGGCGAAAGTCGGGCCCGAAAGGGCCGCCACGCGGGGAGCGTGCGCGGGCGACACTTCGGCCATCACCTCGGTCATCCGGCACAGCGTCCCGTTCTCCACCCCCTTCGCCAGGGAGACGAGGCACGCGCCCGGGGAAAGGTGCGGCGCCGCCTTCCCCGCCACGCCGCGCAGGTGGTGGGAAGGCACGGCGAACGCCACGATGGATTTCCCGGAGACCGCCTCCTCGAGGTCGTTCGTCGGATGGACCCCGTCCGGCACATGGATGCCGGGGAGGAAAAGGCGGTTCTCCCCGTACCGTTCCAGGGAATCGCAGACTTCCTTTTCATACGCCCAGAGGACGACGCCTTCGTGCCGCCCCGCCAGCATGGCCGAGAAGGCGGTGCCCCACGACCCGCCCCCTATGACGGCGATCGTTTCCTTCCGCTCCCCGTTCACCGGTTTCCTCTCTCCTTCCCCCGCTCCGGCGCCCCGGCGCGGGCTTTCAGCCGCTGGAGCTTTTCCGCCACGTACCGCGGATCGTGCCAGTCGTTCCTCAACGCCTCGTACTGCGCGATCGCCCCCGGAAGGTCGCCCATCCCTTCGAGGGACTGTGCCACCCCCCAGCGGGCACGGACCGCCGTCTTCCGGTCCGGGGCGAGGAACAGCAGCTTGCGGA
Proteins encoded:
- a CDS encoding peptidyl-prolyl cis-trans isomerase — its product is MRKVLILGMVCAVVLSACGDVPGRGKQGKVLALVDGDAITEEMLLKEVEGLPPYVRPILDTPAGRARFLDSVITRDLLMREALRRGLDRRPDVASQISMKRKSILLEALLRDVAATAPGLSDEALRKLYDSSREQFRVGPTVKVSHMLFRDRRRAEEMLRRVKEGEPFEALMKEIGAMEGEVAADLGDIERGNFVKEFEDAAFGAPAGGVVGPVKTTYGHHLIKVYSKKPAGVRSFEEVKPQLLAEQREMAQREAFESLVAGLRKSSSIRILSDAGQGGKGAPAPQAPGK
- a CDS encoding NAD(P)H-dependent glycerol-3-phosphate dehydrogenase, yielding MNGERKETIAVIGGGSWGTAFSAMLAGRHEGVVLWAYEKEVCDSLERYGENRLFLPGIHVPDGVHPTNDLEEAVSGKSIVAFAVPSHHLRGVAGKAAPHLSPGACLVSLAKGVENGTLCRMTEVMAEVSPAHAPRVAALSGPTFALEVAQGKPTGATVAARDLAVARRLQEALCGPRFRIYADDDVVGIEIGGALKNVMAIAAGICDGMGFGHNARALLISRGLAEITRLGVHLGAHPQTFSGLSGMGDLVLTCTGDLSRNRTVGTRVGRGEPVEEILGGMTMVAEGVRTARSAVELSRRTGVSMPISEQVFRILHEGKGAGEAVAELFARALKREKE
- the mfd gene encoding transcription-repair coupling factor translates to MITLSLEHVALALAKGGAPPCVQWMRVPPGARAFLAARLFSRLSRTVLFLCPDGKEAEESARELAAWLGPGAVFPFPSVEVEPYEPISPYLPAVHDRMRALHRILSGPPAVVVASAEAAVEKTVPPEIFLEAVETVAPGARIDVESFSAKLVSVGYARLPAVSDPGDFAVRGGIVDVYSPAHPLPARLLLDDDRVESVRWFHPQTQRTIAAGARADGEPDRLTVLPCSQVFTRDEFLASAAAGREGLPWAGTIRQGIRFHGVEALLPRLYGRAASVFTYLPAASVAIAADTVACLAAVRNFFAEALENWTLAGEEAGFPRPEELFVPETEWLESLSGVPLLAFDRIETPPFRRPDPLRGDAAVEGNEDIRRITASSPSEGLLYPLASEAREWWKRGETFVVSSLSPSHVDRMEDLLSRYALPVTRVDSLREAAGRDRGVFLCASEVTRGFRAPELGVAVVTETEIFGEKTRARRSRPEGLAVPEEFSLADLRVNDPAVHVDHGIGIYRGLLRRKAAGTEGDFLVLEYAGGDRLFVPVEKMSRVQRYVASGEGGARISKLGGTAWQRARRKVRDELLAMAQELIDLQAKRQVAEKAPASPPDAVFREFEAAFPFEETPDQEEAIRAVLADLSSGTPMDRLVCGDVGYGKTEVAIRAAFKTVMDGRQAAILVPTTVLAEQHQQTFCRRLAGYPVRVENLSRFRNRKEQAEVAKGLAAGTVDIVIGTHRLLQKDIRFKDLGLVVIDEEQRFGVAHKEKLKKLRATVDVLTLSATPIPRTLHMAFSGLRDVSLIATPPEDRLSIRTFVVPFSEETIREAVEREIRRGGQVFFVHNRVQTLPSMERFLRGILPSARIAVGHGQMEEEKLSRAMDDFSARRADILLCTAIIEAGLDLPNANTILVNHAHRFGLSQLYQLRGRVGRDRHRAYAYFLVPKDVSLTKDAMKRLAVLEELTELGSGFRIASHDLEIRGAGNLLGKDQSGQIHQVGYELYTQLLAEAVAEISGKAAAGEEEPELELRIPAFLPDDYIPEAGVRLEFYRKLSLSRTVDAADEIEMELLDRFGRLPQPARALCDLARLRAAMREAGVAELKRGDGALFLSLSPHSAFDRSKLVEWITKERRTFSFLKGEVLSMRLPGEAPAEVLSAAKILLNRFGAGTNI
- the nadA gene encoding quinolinate synthase NadA; translated protein: MDETALKYEIRKLLKKRNAVLLAHNYQRDEVQEIADITGDSLGLSMEAANTQADVIVFCGVHFMAESASILSPDKTVLLPREEAGCPMADMITGDDLVRYRRERPEAVVVTYVNSSAEVKALSDICCTSGNAVNVVRSIPAGKEIFMVPDRNLAHYVRKASGREISWWDGYCPTHDRLTLEAVEEARKAHPHAVLVVHPECPPEVVEKADAVLSTSGMHGYCHRSPAREFIIGTERGILYGLQKENPGKRFHIASPRLICPNMKLIALEDVREALISMSPEIRVPEDVRLRAKSALDAMLAVPRDAA